The genomic segment TTTTGGTCCAAAGATACCAAAAAAACATAAAAAACAACAAAAAACCGCTCGATTTTATCAAAATCGAGCGGTTTTTGTATTAAAATGAGGCTTTTTCAGTGAAAAGCGACTCTTAGTTTTCTTCTGTAGTTGCTACTTCTTTTTCCAATACTACTTTACCTCTGTAGTAAAGTTTTCCTTCATGCCAGTGAGCTCTGTGGTAAAGGTGAAGTTCACCAGTTGTTGCATCTTTAGCTAATTGAGGAACTACTGCTTTATAGTGAGTTCTTCTCTTATCTCTTCTTGTGGACGACTGTCTTCTCTTAGGATGTGCCATTTTGAATAACTTTTTTAATTGATGAGCGATGAGATTCATCATCTCATCATATTTAAATTATTTTATTTAATTATTGTCTTTTAATTTTCTCAGTGCGTCCCATCTAGGGTCACTGTCATGTTCTTTCTCTTCGTTTTCTTCAATATCTTTAGGACTGAACCTGTCCAGAATTTCCAGATCTTCATCGCTTACATCCGGTGAAATTTTTTTCATCGGTATGGAAAGCTGTACATTTTCGTAGATCAGCTGCGCCACATTGAATGCGTGATCTGAGGCGGGAATGGTAATGACATCTTCATTGCTGTCGTCATATTCTTCACCAAAATGCACCAGAATTTTAATTTCATTTTCAATAGGATAATCAAATGCATCATTGGTAATATCACAAATAAGTTCTACCGTGCCATGTACTTTGATCTCAAATTCTAAAAAAGTAGTATGCTTTTCAAGGAAAACATCAGCTACTATTCGCGGATTTGTAAATTCCTGTTCAGTGTCAAATAATTGAAAGAACGTTTTATCTATCTCAAATTTAAACTCGTGCTTTCCGTTTTTAAGTCCGGAAAAGCTTACGTCATAGTTTCTTAACTTGTCCATAAAATGAGTGTGCAAAAATATGCA from the Chryseobacterium phocaeense genome contains:
- the rpmF gene encoding 50S ribosomal protein L32, encoding MAHPKRRQSSTRRDKRRTHYKAVVPQLAKDATTGELHLYHRAHWHEGKLYYRGKVVLEKEVATTEEN
- a CDS encoding YceD family protein, which translates into the protein MDKLRNYDVSFSGLKNGKHEFKFEIDKTFFQLFDTEQEFTNPRIVADVFLEKHTTFLEFEIKVHGTVELICDITNDAFDYPIENEIKILVHFGEEYDDSNEDVITIPASDHAFNVAQLIYENVQLSIPMKKISPDVSDEDLEILDRFSPKDIEENEEKEHDSDPRWDALRKLKDNN